DNA sequence from the Falco peregrinus isolate bFalPer1 chromosome 1, bFalPer1.pri, whole genome shotgun sequence genome:
ggtCCCGCTCCGCCGCCATGAGCTACAGCGCGGAGCCGGCCGCGCTGGCCGCCTCCTACCGCCACCTCTTCGCGGAGGCCCCGCGGCGCTccgagggggcggcgggccggcggGCGCTCCCGGGCgcggagccggggccggggcgggagcGCAGCGCCGAGCCGCGGCGGACGAGGGCCAGCGagaaggagcagctgcagggcctcAACGAGCGCTTCGCCGGCTACATCGAGCGGGTGCGGGCGCTGGAGGAGCGGAACCGGGCGCTGGCGGCGGAGCTGGCTGCGCTGCGGCAGCGGTCGGCCGAGCCGCGCCGGCTGGGCCAGTTGCTGGGCGGGGAGCTGCGCGCCCTGCGCGCCCGCCTGGAGGAGGCGCACGGCGAGCGGGCGCAGGCAGCGCTGGAGCGGGCGCGCCTGGCCGAGGAGACGCAGCGGCTGCGGGCGCGCTGCGAGGAGGAGGCGCGGGGCCGCGCCGAGGCGGAGCAGGCGCTGCGCTCCCGGCAGCAGGCGGCCGAGGGGGCCGCCCGCGCCCGCGCCGACCTggagcggcgggcggcggcgctgcgggaGGAGCTGGCGGCGCTGCGCAGCGCCCACGCCGAGCAGCTGGCGCAGCTGGGCGCCGcgctccgcgccgccgcgcccccggccccggccacggccccggcggggcggcccgacctggcggcggcgctgcgggaGCTGCGCGCCCAGTACGAGGCGCTGGCGGCCCGCAACCTGCAGGCGGCCGAGGACTGGTACCGCGCCCGCTGCGCCCGCCTCCACGAGCGGGCGGCTCGCAGCCAGGAGGCCGTCCGCGCCAGCCGCCGGGAGGCCGGCGAGTGCCGCCGCCAGCTCCAGGCCCGCCTGGCGGAGATGGAGAGCCTGCGCGGCGCCCACCAGTCCctggagaggcagctgcaggagctggaggagcggCACAGCGCCGAGGCCGCCGGCTTGCAGGTGAGCCGGGCGGTGCCGGGAACCGTCCCCGtccccgccccgcgcggggtcccctgccccgggcagtGCCGGGCGGCTCCGCTCCCCCCCGTCGCTCGGTGCCCTGCGGCTCCGGGAGTCCTCCGCCCGCGCGGTCTGCCCCGGCGCTCGGCGCCGCCGTCCCAGCCGCCTGCCCCCGCACTGTGCAGCAACCGGGCACCGGCGTCCCACGCGATGGCACCAGCTCTGAGCAGCACCGTCACCTCCGACCCAgcgctccccctcccctggcccTGTGCAGCGCTGAGCACCGCCGCTGCACGCAAAACCCTGCAGCGCAGCTCTAGCCTCCGCAGCGGCCCCTCCCACGGCTCGGTGCAGCGCTGGACACCCCCGCTGGGTGCTGCacggtgcccccccccccgctcccgcaCCGTGCTGTCCGCACTGTATGCGACACTCCCCCACGCACACCTCCAGCCACCAGCGCTACACAGCACCAGCCTCCTCTTGCCTTGTGCGGTGCCCACCCGTGCGGGGGCAGTGCCCCCCCAGCACTGCGCAGCGCCAGGCATCCTCCCCGCAGCTTTCCTCCCACCCCGGCACAGGGCAACACATCCTGCCTCACTAGGGCATCGCCTGCTGCCTTCACCCCTTATCCATGGCCAGAGCTCCAGAGGGCAGGTTTTctgggggacaggcagggccaggacactccctccccacccccttcccccacGGGACATCCCCGCACATGGAAGCACTGTTTGGGGCATcgccccatccctgccctgtcccttaAGGGTCAGCTCCAAAACTGCCCACACAGTCCTTGACGTCGTGAGGCAATTCCTCGAAGCTGTCTGCCCAGGCTTGGCCCCTTGCCCTGTGGCCTGGCTCTTGGCACCTGCGCTGCAGAAATTTGAGCTCTGCGAACGTTAAGCCTGAATTTGCAGCCAGATCCCAGCATCTTTTATGTCTGTGGAAAGACTCACAAGGGGCAGACGCTGAGCGCTCTGTATCTCTTATTCCTTTACTGCAGTATTACCACATTTTCTTGCTACAGGGAAACGTTcatgatttttaatgaaataaatccTGAGATTGTTCTGTTACATGGCTATTAAATGATCTGTGGTTTCTAAACCAAGCCGTTCCCTTCTAAATACTGAAACAACTGCCTTGCATTATACCTGAAGGATGCTGTTATTTCACACCCAAGTAATAATGCCATGTCATTTTCAAGGCCACATTTTGCCAGACCCTCTAGAACTTGCGACTGTAGCTCCACGCTGCTTCAATTTTCCTGAATAGTTGAGGACTTCTTCAATAAATGTTGTGGAAATAGGCAACGTGCAATATTTCCTGTAGTGGGTAAAAGGATTACACAGAGTAATCTTCTTAAATAGTCTTGATGTCATGTGAAAAGAGGGATTCTGGAAACAACCTGTcaattgggaagaaaaaaaaataatgcaactgGATTAAACAGCACCATAATTGAAATTGCTTTAgcaacagcacagcagcattttcctgcaTGGCCCTTAGGATCTGCTTTAAGTGGGGTAATACTTAAGAGTCCTTTGAGCAATGTGCATGTGTAGCAGCTAAACAATTTCCCTAGCTGCAACTGGTGGAAAAGGATGGAAGTCTGTTTAAAAAGATAATATTGGTATTGTTCgagcttttaaaatgttcctaTAGACTGCTAAAGCAGGGGCATGCCTTTATATTTTTAGGCTATCCAGTCATATGCACCAGTATGTGAGAGCTTTCCATTAGGGGATAGATTTGCCATGGTGTGAGGAGGGGGTTTTATTCAACCAGCTGGTAGAGCTGCAGTGTGGAAGAGAGGTACAGGCAAGGTAACAAGGATAACCCATTTTTAAAGAGCATTTTGTTCATGCAGACTggaggcagagggaaagggGCTGAAGGCAAAGAGGGTCAGAGCAGCAAGAGTGGGGCTGCGCTGGGGTAGGGTCTCCTTCCTGTCACGGCTCCTCGGTGCAGCAGCAGTCTGGCTGCATCAGAGCAGAGGTTTTAATCTGTTGTGCAGCAGGTCAGTGGACAACCTGGGGCTTTTCAGTTGATGCCCCAATGGTCTCCTTGAACCCTTTCCCATTGCCCAATCCCACCTCAGAGCACAGCTCCATGCAGCAATCTTGCTGCAGGAGATGGTCAGGGCAGCACAGGCCAAGGCAGAGACCCCGAGGATGGCCCATAAATGTCCTGCAAGGTGGGATGTGTCCAGCTAACTTGACAGTGACACGTGCCCTGCCACATTGCAGGATGAGCTGGCACTGCTTTTCCAAGGAATTTGACTTTGCTTTGCTCAGACTGGGctcactgcagcacagctccctgctccttggGCAGCTCCAGGTCTTGCAGCTCACTGTGCCCAAGGAAGAATATACTTGACACAAAGGAAAGGACAGGATGGGAATGAGGATGGGGAtgaggacagggacaggacGGGGATGGTGTGGCAGGACAGAGTTCATTCGCTGGAACAGAAGAGCTGGGAGTAATCACAAAGGCCTGGCTGTGGGAGGGGGTGCGGGAGAGCAGACATTGGCAGTGGCCATTGCAGGGCTTTGCAGGCAGGGATGCACCATCACTTAAATGCAAACTGCTTACTCATTCCTGCTCCAAATCACGCTCCTCCGGTGGCACAGCGGGGTGGCTGGCTGCATGTGGGAGAAAACCAGGCTGCTTAatttctggtgaaaaaaaacccagaagccACAACAAAAAGGTTACTTCCCTTTGTTAGCAGGAGATCTGGCCTCAGACTCCAGCTAGAGCTGGCTGTAACAGCCATGGCAGGGCAAAGCTTATGGGAAGGATGCTAGAAGGATGTTGCCATCCAGCTGAGCACCCTGGCTCTTGCAGGGCAAGCCCCTCACTCTGTAACACCCACAGATCCCTGTATTCAGAGCCCCCCACCCTGGGGCTCTGAGCCATTTTCTGAGGAAGGTGTCAGACTTCCCCTCATGGAACCGGCTCTTctctcctgccctggcagcaccaCCTCTCCTTGCACCACCCAGCTGCGTGTCCCGGCTCCTCTTGAGCCCCTCCAGATGCATACTGCAGCCCTTCTCCAGGCACCTGCTCCAGAtgtgggctgctgcagcactggctgctctCACTTGTCCTGCTGAGCCACTGCCCCTGCTTTGACAATGTTTGAGCCCCaaatttcccttccctctgcagcaatCTGCCTCATCCCTTGTGGGACTGGGGGCTCCACCACTGTGTGCTGTTTGCCCCCACCATGTCTCACAGACCCTGCTGCAGATGGGAAACCATGTAAATCCATCAGTGTTCAAAGCCtccccccaccacacacactcACAAGGCATGCCCAGTGCTCTGCCTGCTTCTTCATCCCTGTTCACATGAGACATCATGGTCCCAAGCTCCTGGTGGGATATGCCATCATGGACCAGTCGCCCATTACATCTTCCCTGTTTTCATGATGGGCAGAGCAGAAAACCTGTGGGAGAGGCCCCTGCTCCgaaacacagccctgagcaCGCTTGTCTTTGCAGGACACCATCGGGCAGCTGGAAGATGATCTGCGAAACACCAAAAACGAGATGGCTCGGCACTTGAGGGAGTACCAAGACCTGCTTAATGTCAAGATGGCCCTTGATATCGAGATAGCTGCCTACAGGTAATGCTGCTCtcaccctgctctgcctggccacATCCCAAGCCTAGTTTCCTGACCCCACCGGGCTGGGTTATTTTCAAGGGCCCAGAAAATGCCTGGGTACACACTCGAGGAGCAACACCATCATGTTGCTCATCTCCCCTGCATGGacctgctgtgctcctgcctggggagcagccaTGGCTTCATGTCATGCCTCCATCTAGCAGCCATGAACCATGTCCCCTAGGTGTCCCAGGGGCAGTGTTTTGTAATGGGGACAGCTGGGGTTGGAAACTTGTCTCTCTTGCAGAGTCAAAGTAGATGCATAAGGTGGAGTCCCTCTGGTTcggggttttattttcctgatgtttctggggggagaggagggagccGGTCTCACGTACCCCATATTTCAAGGTGTTCCAAAACTGATTGACCAAAGCATATCATTTTGAATCAGCTTCATGGTGCAGTGTGACCTGAGCCAGTGTCCACCACAGGCTGGTGTGATGGCCTGGAGTGGTTGGACTTGCCCGCAGGTTACAGCATGCCCTCAGGTTTTGCAGATGTTTCACGTGAGATGTCTGAGACTAACCTCTTCCCTTGTGATGTGcttgcaggaagctgctggagggagaggagacCCTCTTCAGCATGGGAAGCGTCGGCCTTTCAGCGCCCAATCCCGTCCCCAACCCCACTTACTCCTTCCAGCCAAAAAGCTTTAGTTCCTCTACTCTGTCCTTCAAAGAGGAGGAGCAAGGAGAGGTTATTAAAGTGACCTCTAAAATAACATCCAGAAGGGCTGATATGATTGAGGGTACCATAACCTCTGTCAAGAAAAGAGGGAGATTAAACCTGCGTGAAGGAATTGTCACGAATGCAAAAATGTAATGGTCAGGACCCCATCTGTTTTACATTTGAGGGGGAACAGTCTCCACTCGGCCTTTAAATTGCCCTTCCAGGCACAAAGCCGCACTGGACTTACGGGAAGCCCCCCTTAGAAACACACAGTCCCCTGGGGATACCGACCCAGGGCCAGCTTCCTCACAGGTTCTGCCATGCGGAGGCCGAGCTTGGCACATTGCTCCCCTTTAAATGGGGCAGAGGCATGGGCAGGTAGCTATAGGTGCATGTTGGTTGTCGTTGTGGTGGCACAGTGGACTCATAGCACCCACCATCCCTTCCCCCCTCCGCCCGAAGCCGGCgagggggagctggctgggaccactgctcagccagctctctggggagggggggtgagGAAAACAACATGTCTACTATAACTATTTTCAAGGCTACAGACCTTCATCTACTATCTAAATCCACGTATAGCTAAACTCTTCCCCACTCAAGCTGTAGCCACCTACTTTTAGCCCCAGAAGCACAGAAATAGCCATACTGGACTGTAACCACACCTGATGTCTGGTCTATGAGCCACTTGCATTTTAAACTATAAGGAATGTTCCTATTTTTTGTCCTGACAACTCTGTCTGGTTTTCAGCAGCATTGGTCCAGCCAGGCACACAGGGCTTGCTAGCAGCGGGCGCAGGGCAAGGGACCGGTGCACAGGAGCTGAAGGCACCACCACGCTGTGGGGTGCAGCACTTCGGTGTTGCTGGCTCCAGAAGGTTGGGGTCTGCAGGGCCCCTCGTTTGGCTGCACAGTTGTCACGTGAAAACCCCACACTCACATTAGCACCATGCCTCAGccagtgctgggaagctgcaggaCTCACGAACACCAGCCCACAAAGCATCCTTGTCTCCGCTCTAACTGTTCCAACGTGTGCCAAATTTGATATAGGATTTACAACCATAGGTTTCCTTCAATGCCTTAAAATTGCCAGCGATCGCTTTTGCAAGAGCCGGAGACTccgcgtgtgtgtgtgtgttgcgTGTCAGTGCCCTGGCAAGGTTATCATCACAAGACCTTACTGCCCTCGCGGTGGTGCCAGAGTAGTTCCTGGAACCAGCAAAATGTTTGCTTGCactctttcttcttctattgTAAGGCACaagttaataattaaaaaaaaagacatagtTATGTGGATCAAACCGAGCTGTTTTGtcttctttgctgctgcttcacctCGGGAACACATCCTGCAGCCAGTTCGGTCCCCAACAGTCCCTCTGGTCCCCTGCAAAGGGCTTGGTGTTGGGGTGCACCTGCCAAACTCTGCTGCTGGGGCCGCAAGGCAAGGCTGGTCCCACCAACGGCAGTGGAGCGTGTCTGGGTCTCACCCCCAGGTGCCTGTTGTGGTGGCCCTGCTTTGTAGAGGAGTTCATGGCCAGCTGGCTGGGGGAACCAGGTCTCCCATGGCCGAGTGTATCATTTGCCCAGAAAATGGACTCTGAGTCTTTGATTTGCATCACCCCCCTGACACCTCTGTCCCAAGATACCTGCCATTTCTGCTGCACCCTGTCTGCACGCCCAGGGGTTAAAAATAGCCTCT
Encoded proteins:
- the INA gene encoding alpha-internexin produces the protein MSYSAEPAALAASYRHLFAEAPRRSEGAAGRRALPGAEPGPGRERSAEPRRTRASEKEQLQGLNERFAGYIERVRALEERNRALAAELAALRQRSAEPRRLGQLLGGELRALRARLEEAHGERAQAALERARLAEETQRLRARCEEEARGRAEAEQALRSRQQAAEGAARARADLERRAAALREELAALRSAHAEQLAQLGAALRAAAPPAPATAPAGRPDLAAALRELRAQYEALAARNLQAAEDWYRARCARLHERAARSQEAVRASRREAGECRRQLQARLAEMESLRGAHQSLERQLQELEERHSAEAAGLQDTIGQLEDDLRNTKNEMARHLREYQDLLNVKMALDIEIAAYRKLLEGEETLFSMGSVGLSAPNPVPNPTYSFQPKSFSSSTLSFKEEEQGEVIKVTSKITSRRADMIEGTITSVKKRGRLNLREGIVTNAKM